Proteins encoded together in one Diabrotica undecimpunctata isolate CICGRU chromosome 3, icDiaUnde3, whole genome shotgun sequence window:
- the LOC140435489 gene encoding dnaJ homolog subfamily C member 9, with the protein MASFKSLCEKYFGSNNFYEILQIKSNASEKEIKKAYHRLSLHVHPDRVTHDQKEIATEKFKVLGKIHSILQNKEKRKLYDDVGEFDYDLDTSYNWMDYWRNMFKKIELKDIQEYEKEYVGSETEYRDIKKAYEGSRGNMDSILEMVPFSSCDSEPRIIETVQKMVDNGEVESYNTFFNESKQRKLRRRRKWELEKKEAEKVEMNELEKEMDKSMKERAANFENFMNDLEAKYAPKSKQRKSITDGSRSNKKRKTK; encoded by the exons ATGGCGTCTTTTAAGTCACTTTGCGAAAAATATTTTGGTAGCAATAATTTTTATGAAATACTTCAAATTAAGTCAAATGCTTCTGAAAAAGAGA TAAAAAAAGCGTATCATAGATTGTCCCTTCATGTCCATCCCGATAGGGTTACACATGACCAAAAGGAAATAGCAACAGAGAAGTTTAAAGTCCTGGGTAAAATTCATTCAATTTTACAAAACAAAGAAAAACGCAAGCTCTATGACGATGTTGGGGAATTTGACTATGACTTGGATACATCCTACAATTGGATGGATTATTGGAGGAACATGTTTAAAAAGATAGAACTTAAAGACATTCAAGAATATGAAAAAGAATATGTAGGCTCCGAGACTGAATATAGGGATATAAAGAAAGCTTACGAAGGTAGCAGAGGAAACATGGATTCTATTTTGGAAATGGTACCCTTCAGCAGTTGTGACAGTGAGCCTAGAATCATAGAAACTGTTCAGAAGATGGTTGACAATGGTGAGGTGGAAAGTTATAACACATTCTTTAACGAGAGCAAGCAAAGGAAGCTTAGAAGGAGACGAAAATGGGAATTGGAGAAAAAGGAAGCTGAAAAAGTTGAAA TGAATGAGTTAGAAAAAGAAATGGACAAAAGTATGAAAGAAAGAGCAGCCAATTTTGAGAACTTCATGAACGATCTGGAAGCAAAATATGCTCCTAAAAGTAAACAAAGAAAAAGTATTACTGATGGTAGCAGGTCtaacaagaaaagaaaaactaaataa
- the LOC140435490 gene encoding proteasome subunit beta type-3-like: MSILAYNGGAMVAMKGENCVAIAADRRFGIQAQTVATNFQKIFEMGPHLYVGLPGLATDTQTVMEKLRFRKNLYELKENRKISPKVFASMISNMLYEKRFGPFFVEPVVAGLLPGTYEPFICNMDLIGCINQPSDFVVGGTASAQLYGMCEALWEPNLGPEDLFETISQALINAFDRDAISGWGATVYIIEKDKVTVKNLKTRMD; encoded by the exons ATG TCCATTCTAGCTTACAATGGTGGTGCTATGGTGGCGATGAAGGGAGAAAACTGTGTAGCCATTGCAGCAGATAGGCGGTTTGGCATTCAAGCCCAAACAGTAGCTACAAATTTCCAAAAAATCTTTGAAATGGGACCACATTTATATGTAGGTCTTCCAGGATTAGCAACAGATACCCAAACAGTTATGGAAAAACTCCGTTTCCGAAAAAACTTGTATGAACTTAAGGAAAATCGAAAAATATCTCCAAAAGTATTTGCGTCTATGATATCAAATATGTTGTATGAAAAAAGATTTGGGCCATTTTTTGTGGAACCTGTAGTAGCTGGACTTCTACCTGGTACTTATGAACCTTTTATCTGTAATATGGATTTAATTGGTTGTATAAACCAACCTTCAGACTTTGTTGTTGGTGGAACAGCCTCAGCACAGTTGTATGGTATGTGTGAAGCACTTTGGGAACCTAACCTAGGACCTGAAGATCTTTTTGAAACAATCTCTCAAGCACTCATTAATGCCTTTGACAGAGATGCCATTTCTGGTTGGGGAGCTACAGTATACATCAT aGAAAAAGATAAGGTCACTGTAAAAAATTTGAAGACACGTATGGACTAG
- the LOC140436437 gene encoding uncharacterized protein translates to MVTTPPQQFCVRWNSYQSNLQNAFPKLLTSEHFVDVTLACENEMLKCHKVVLSACSTYFEKLLLNNPCQHPIIFMKDMKFSEMQSLVDFMYKGEVNVTQDDLPSLLKSAEALQIRGLCGSDQLLNPTYFSNITKAASSQYPGNPPTPTTPQVGSPDPLETKLQPSQVPMNKSCDLLPVKKEPNQLIEGSDSGNNHSSSECDSNDGMLQIKEDGEEEGDDSFFEGETELMDQELTEEEGTINTDIKPQFSAIANVSCQYDSSPGSANRRIRRSDEELRRAAECITRGQTFQTVSDQFNIPISTIRFYMARKGILPRRKRGRACAGPMGMGMGMSGMPISTSYTSPASPIGPPYHIVHYKLPALGVSKLK, encoded by the exons ATGGTTACCACGCCCCCACAACAGTTCTGCGTTCGATGGAACAGTTATCAATCGAATCTACAGAATGCTTTTCCGAAGCTGCTCACATCAGAACATTTTGTAGACGTAACGTTAGCATGCGAGAACGAAATGCTGAAATGTCACAAAGTTGTACTCTCGGCCTGTTCGACGTACTTCGAGAAACTGCTATTGAATAATCCTTGTCAACACCCaattatttttatgaaggatatgaA attttccGAAATGCAGTCGCTGGTAGATTTTATGTACAAAGGTGAAGTAAATGTGACTCAGGACGACTTGCCTTCATTACTGAAATCAGCAGAAGCTTTACAAATCAGGGGTCTCTGTGGATCAGATCAGCTCCTCAATCCGACTTACTTTAGCAATATAACAAAAGCTGCATCTTCACAGTATCCGGGTAATCCACCCACGCCCACAACA CCACAAGTAGGATCTCCCGATCCACTGGAAACCAAATTACAACCAAGCCAGGTTCCGATGAACAAAAGCTGTGATCTACTACCGGTGAAGAAAGAGCCCAACCAGTTGATAGAAGGTTCTGATAGTGGAAACAATCATTCTTCATCAGAATGTGATTCAAATGACGGGATGTTACAAATAAAAG agGACGGAGAAGAAGAAGGAGATGACTCATTTTTCGAAGGTGAAACCGAACTTATGGATCAGGAATTGACAGAAGAAGAAGGAACCATAAATACAGATATCAAACCTCAGTTTTCAGCCATTGCCAATGTTTCTTGCCAATACGATTCATCACCAG gtTCAGCTAACAGACGAATCCGCAGATCAGATGAAGAGTTGCGGAGGGCGGCAGAATGTATCACACGTGGACAGACTTTCCAAACTGTAAGCGACCAATTTAACATACCTATTTCCACAATTCGATTCTATATGGCTCGAAAAGGAATCTTACCAAGGCGCAAGAGGGGGCGTGCATGTGCGGGTCCTATGGGCATGGGTATGGGTATGAGTGGAATGCCTATTTCTACTTCATATACGTCTCCCGCAAGTCCCATAGGCCCACCTTACCATATCGTCCATTATAAGTTACCAGCCTTAGGTGTATcaaagttaaaataa